GTTACATAAGGTGTTGCCTGCAATTGAGAAAGGAAACCGATGGGGGAGTTTCATGGGACAAAGATGGAATATGGGGGTACAAGGGTAGGATTTATGTGCCGAATGTTGGAAATTTGCGGCAAGATATCTTGAAGGAGGCACATAACAGCGGATTCTCTATTCATGCAGGAAGTACGAAAATGTATTACAATTTGAAGATGTTTTGGTGGCTTGGGATAAAGGGTGATGTAGCTACACTTGTATCTAAGTGTCTGACATGTCAAAAGGCGAAGATAGCGCACCCAAGACCGTCGGGAATGCTACAGCCACTTGAGATTTCTCAGTGGAAGTGGAAAGGAATTGCGATGGACTTCGTGTCGGGATTACCAAGGACTAGAGCAAGTTTTGATGTGGATTGGGTGATCGTGGATTGATTGACTAAGTTCGCTCACTTTTTGCCGATACAGATGAACTACTCGTTGGAGGAGTTAGTGAGGTTGTATATTAAAGAGGTGGTGAGGTTGCACGGGGTGTCATCAAGCATAGTATTGGACCATAATCTCCAATTCATTTCGAGGTTCTGGGAATCTTTCCAAAGAGCATTCGGTACGAAACTATGTCTCAGCACGGCGTATCATCCGCAAACGGATGGCCAATCGGAAAGGACTATTTGGACGTTGGAGGATATGCTAAGGGCATGTGTTTTAGATTGACTGGGAATTCGGGACCATTacatgccattggtggagtttgcgTACAACAACAGCTttcatgcgagcattggaatggctccgtatgaggttTTGTATGGATATAAGTGCTAGTCTCCACTATGTTGGTATGACGCCGGTGAAGCAAGTGCATTGGGGCTGGATTTGGTAGCAGAGACCACTGAGAAGATCAAATAGATTAGGGCCAAAATCTTAATTGTATATATTTGTGATGAATTATTacaatcataattaattaagaaaatcaagaaaaaataaaaaaatcaaataaaagataaaagatagagtaaaaatttatttgaaactaaaaatttattaattgtgctagaaattctaaaaatttgtaTCTATCAATTTTGTTACTCACTTCAACTTCATTATCCCTTTGTATCCAAAAAAGTTTATAATGTCAaacttatttcaaaaaaatgaaACTCTTCAAATATACGGAATACggtataatatataatttaaaaacaataagataaaaaaatatctagaatttcataatagtttttgaaattttcaataATGATAATACAAAGAGTTTAAATCTACCAAATGAATTCAATAGTTACCCTTTGCACatcttatttatatttgaattttagaatttaatttctatcttttattttttctaatataaattatttttgacaaaaagATAGCGAAAAAATCTATTGGACCAAAAGAATATTCTATCAAAGAATTATTGTAAGGAGATTTATAATAAGAGaagaaaatgataaaattattaacaataataaagaaaaagaaatgaagctcatattaaagaatgttagaaaagaaataataaaattcatactaataataataatgttaagGAATGATGTTACTACTTTAGGCTTCTAGCCTCCACCTTTGGCCAtcgttctttttctttttttgtttttttatttaaattatcaagtTATAAAAACAATAAAGAACAATTCAATAAAACGAAAACAGCAAGATCAATAGTAACTATACAAATCAAAATACATAGGAGAAAAACAAACTattatatgatagaattaaCATGAGTATATTTCAttattaaataaacaaagttttacgcaaaataaaattacacataaagagaaaaaaagagttaaaatattcaaagtgataaaaagattatttttacaaatttattCTGTCATGTTTATAAAAGATTATAAAACAATGAActtctaaataaattaaattgtatttattattattagaaaaggTAAGAGAGAGAGCAGTAGAGAAAAGGCTTTGTGTATTCAACTTGTGTAGAATGATACAATcatggttctgaaaaccgaaccGGACTGGCCGATTCAACCGAAAAAATCGGGAACCGATCACCTAACCGGTCCGGGTAAGGTCAGAAATCGTCTGGCAGAAAATCGGTGAAAAAACCGGTCGAACTGGCGGTTAACCGGTGAACCGGGAGAACCGGCCGATTTTTTTACGGTTTATTGGTTTGCATATTAAACTTCAAAACGACATcgttttgaagaaaaaaaaaaaagaaaagggctACGCAGAAGCCACGAACCCTAATGGCTAATTCGGTCCCAATCCTCATCTCACTAT
The Arachis stenosperma cultivar V10309 chromosome 7, arast.V10309.gnm1.PFL2, whole genome shotgun sequence genome window above contains:
- the LOC130939981 gene encoding uncharacterized protein LOC130939981, with the translated sequence MGEEHEEHLRIVLQILKEQKLYAKLSKCEFWKEEVKFLGHVVCKGGIAVDPSKVEARLKEKLTSTLVLILPEPREPFEVYCDTSLKGLGCVLMQHRNVVAYALRKLRPHEETDGGVSWDKDGIWGYKGRIYVPNVGNLRQDILKEAHNSGFSIHAGSTKMYYNLKMFWWLGIKGDVATLVSKCLTCQKAKIAHPRPSGMLQPLEISQWKWKGIAMDFVSGLPRTRASFDVDWVIVD